Within the Desulfobacterales bacterium genome, the region AAAGCCTTATCGGTCCGATCTGTATCCTTTTCTGGATTGCGATCTTTCCAGCGTTTCAATAAATCCGGCAGATCGTTTTTGTCCGGGGTGGGATCGCGTTTATCGTCCAGTGAAAAGCCGTCGGCCTGCACATCATAGTAAAAGACATTTTCGGTTTTCCCGCCTTTGGTAAAGACAATGATGGCTGTTGTAACAGCGGCATATGGTCTGAACACACCGGAAGGAAGCGAAATGACGGCTTCAAGTTGGTTGCCATCCACCAGCATCTTTCGTAAAGCCAGATGGGCTTTGGAAGACCCGAACAAGACACCGTCCGGCACGATGGTGGCCGAGCATCCGCCCATTTTAAGCATACGCAAGATCAGTGTGACAAACAAAAGTTCGGTCTTTTTGGTCTTGACCTTGCTCAAGAGAGAGGCATGCACATCTTCGTAGTCCAGACTGCCCTTAAAGGGCGGATTGGCAAGGATCACGTTAAAATGGTCGTTGGCCATTTCCGGAAAGCGTTCCGGAAAGCTGGTGCTCAGGGTGTCCTGATAGTGGATATCCGGTGCGTCGATACCATGCAAAAGCAAGTTCATGGAGGCGATACGCAGCATGGTCACGTCAAAATCAAACCCGTTGAACATACGGTTTTGAATGTGATCCCGAGATGGCAGCAGCCTGTCACCGGTATACGTTTTGCTGCCGTCCTCATTGATAATGACCGCCTCGGGCGAGGTGTAGGTTTCCATCAGGTATTCCATGGCAGAAACCAAAAATCCGGCCGTACCGCAGGCCGGATCGCCAATGGTGTCTTCGGGCCTGGGATCAAGAATCTCTACCATTTTACGAATAATGTGCCGGGGGGTGCGGAACTGGCCGTTGATGCCCGCCGTGGTCAACTTGCTGAGTAGGTATTCATATAGATCCCCTTTAGTGTCGCCCTCAGTCAGGGGCAGCTTATCAATCATGTTAACAGCCGATACCAGCAGGTTCGGCTTCTGGATCATGAGCTGGGCATCCTTCATGTATTCGCCGAACCTGGCGCCGTCTACCGCCACCTGTTTAAAATGGGGAAATACTTCGTCTCGCACTACTTTTAGCATGGCATCGGCCGGGGTCTTGTTTTTAAACTGCGACCAGCGAAGATGCTGTTCGTCGTCTGCGAAAATACGCTTAAACGGCTGCCCGGTTCGAGCAGCCTTTTTTTCTTCGCGGGTTTCGCGGATGTCCAGCAGCCGTGCGAACATCAGAAATGAAATCTGCTCGATCACCATGAGCGGGTTGGTGATGCCGCCGGTCCAGAATTCCGTCCAAAGCTTATCTACCTGATTTTTAATACCGTTTATCATTTAATATCTTTACTCCTCTTTCTTAAGCCGATACTTCTGCATTCGGCTATTAGGTCTTTCCGGAATAGTGTATTCAATTAAATCTCTTTGCCGTAAACTTCGTATTATTTTGTTTAATTGGCCGGAAATCTCTTTTTGACCGAGTTTTTCAGATAATTCCGCTTTTGACAGTGGTCCTTGCACCAGTGCCTTTAATACTTTATCACCCAATGACTCTGGCTGTGACTCTGGCTGTGACTCTGGCTGTGACTCTGGCTGTGACTCTGGCTGTGACTCTGGCTGTGACTCTGGCTGTGAGTCGGCCTTGACTCGGCCTCGACCCGGCCCTGACTCGTCCCTCTGCTTGGTCCCTACTTGGTCCCTACTTGGTCCCAGCGCTGCCCTTTCCGTTTCTTTTTTAACAAACTGCACCTGGAAGGCATGTCCGGCTTCCTGCAAAACAAGTTCGATCGCAGAATAATCTTTCAATTCCTGACGCATTTTTTGAATGCCGCTGCCCCAGGCTTCGATCAGTCTAAGATCCTTGAAAATGGGCGCCAGCACCCGGTTGCGGATTTCACTCCGCCCGGTTCCCAGTTCTTCGATGGGCAGAGTATCAGGCAACGGTCCAGGGCTGGTGATTTCCAGCATGTCATCGTAGATCGCCACCTTGATATCGCTGCCTGTCAGGGCATAATCACGGTGAATGACGGCATTAATGAGGGCTTCCCGGATGGCTTCAAGGGGATATTCCCAGCGATCTTTCCGGTAGATTTCAGCGATGGTAGAACCCAGGGCGATATTTTTTTTGATGAAAGCCGTGCACGGCTCAATGCTCTCATGGATGGGGCCATCAATGGTGAGCTGGTCCAGGAAAACCCGTTTGTCGGATCCTTTAAACCGGGCGCATTCGATCTTGGCATAGGGGAAAAACCGCTTACGGGAAGGAGACTCGGAAAGGAGCAGCGCTGCGTGGGTGGGATATTGCCGGTCGCGTTCCCGGCAGACAAGACCCATATTTTCAAGCTGAGCCCTGCCTAATTTTTTGCCGGTAAGCTCTTGATAACTCTTTTTAAAGCCGGCGAGATCAACATCTCCCAGCGTAAGGTCATAAACCGGCAGGGAATCAAAGGGCACCTTCCGTCGCCGGCGCTCCAGTTCTTCAATTGTATCGGCAGCGGCCTTGCGGTTGGATGACCCTACTCGAATGTATGTGCCGTTTTGTTTGCCGTATTTTTTCAAATAATACGGTTTTTCAGGTCCGGGAAAAATGTCGGCAACCAGAAGCGTTTTTCCGTCAACCGTCTGAAAATGGACCTCGGGGACGATCGGTGGAGTACAAAGATCGAAAATGCAGCTTAGGATCTGCTTTTCAAGATCAAAAACCTTGTCATCGGGAATGCCGATGATGGTGCGCGGTTCATCTTTAACCCCGAACACGATCCGCCCCCCGGCTTCATTGGCAAAAGCAACGGCGGTGCGGGCCACCTGCTCGCCTTTTGGAAAGCCCTCCTTGAATTCCAGCCGTCTCGATTCCGGCTGATCAAGAAAAGTCGGCCGGTTTTTGTCAAACGATATCATAGCCGCGATCCTTCATCTTCGTTATTTTCGGTTTAAACGACTCCACCACGCCGAGCAGTTCTTCAACCATCCGCTCATCCGTAAACACGCCGTCCAGCCCTTCGCTGTGCAGCGTGGTAAACGGGGGCTCGTAAAGATCTTCAATCTCAATGGCGCCGTAGCGGCTGATGTGATTCTTAAGCAGGTTCAGGAAACTGACCTGGTTGGCGGTCAGTTGAGGATGGGCCACCGTAAAATCCGCAAAGCGGGTGTTGACGACTTCAGCGTCCATGCCGATGATGCTGCGAATTGCAAAATCAAGCGGCCCGGCAGTTTCCTCAAAAAACTCCCGTAAAAGCGCCTGATCCACATCCGGATTGCGGGTAAGTACCAGAGAGGTAAGCGTTTTCAGATCTGCCTCTGATACCGGCTCGCCGGCTTTTATTTTCTGAAGGGTTGAATTTTCATCAAAGATTTTAAGCAGAACAGCCTGGACCTGCTTGCGATACCCGGGCATATCCGTAATTTTCAATCTTGCCGGCAGGCGCTGAAACTGCTCCTGCCCGTCGTGGATATCGATGAACTTGGGCTGCACTGGATCATAAGTAGTTTTGGCCGCATACTTCATGATACCGCGAAGTTCCTTGCGTATTGTTTCAAGCGCTTCAACGGTTAAAGACACCCAAAACTCAGCGCTTTTGACCCTTTTGATCGCTTCTGCTTTTTCACGGACCGGGTTCAAATGCATCTGCAGGCGACTGATTTGATCGAGCATCTGCGCTTTGAAATCATCAACGCGGCCGGATTTTTTTAAAAGCTCGACTTGAAATTCGGCTACCAGCAAATCAAATCGATAGGCGTCCACCTGACCGCGAATATCAGCCCACTGCATGAGCGGGGCCATCTGGGTACGCAGAGTCTGTTCGGTTGCCGGATCAAACCGGCGCAACGTTTCGGGCTTGGAAACCGATCTTTTTTCGCGCCATTTTTCACGCACACTGATGGTGTCTTCCGAAAGCCGTTCAAGATCTTCCCTGATCAAGGGTATAACCAGATCAAAAGCGTAGGGTTCGCTTTGATTAAGTGCTGTTCGAGCCAAATTTAGCCGTTCTTCAAAAAGCTGCTGCATCAAGGATTTTTTTGTAGAAGGTTCGGCTTTTTTGTAATGTTTGTCAAAAAATTCAAAATTGCCCCAGTGGTCGAAAATCCTGAAATGAGTTTTATCTTTGCCGGGGCCGA harbors:
- a CDS encoding putative DNA binding domain-containing protein, with the protein product MISFDKNRPTFLDQPESRRLEFKEGFPKGEQVARTAVAFANEAGGRIVFGVKDEPRTIIGIPDDKVFDLEKQILSCIFDLCTPPIVPEVHFQTVDGKTLLVADIFPGPEKPYYLKKYGKQNGTYIRVGSSNRKAAADTIEELERRRRKVPFDSLPVYDLTLGDVDLAGFKKSYQELTGKKLGRAQLENMGLVCRERDRQYPTHAALLLSESPSRKRFFPYAKIECARFKGSDKRVFLDQLTIDGPIHESIEPCTAFIKKNIALGSTIAEIYRKDRWEYPLEAIREALINAVIHRDYALTGSDIKVAIYDDMLEITSPGPLPDTLPIEELGTGRSEIRNRVLAPIFKDLRLIEAWGSGIQKMRQELKDYSAIELVLQEAGHAFQVQFVKKETERAALGPSRDQVGTKQRDESGPGRGRVKADSQPESQPESQPESQPESQPESQPESQPESLGDKVLKALVQGPLSKAELSEKLGQKEISGQLNKIIRSLRQRDLIEYTIPERPNSRMQKYRLKKEE
- a CDS encoding class I SAM-dependent DNA methyltransferase, coding for MINGIKNQVDKLWTEFWTGGITNPLMVIEQISFLMFARLLDIRETREEKKAARTGQPFKRIFADDEQHLRWSQFKNKTPADAMLKVVRDEVFPHFKQVAVDGARFGEYMKDAQLMIQKPNLLVSAVNMIDKLPLTEGDTKGDLYEYLLSKLTTAGINGQFRTPRHIIRKMVEILDPRPEDTIGDPACGTAGFLVSAMEYLMETYTSPEAVIINEDGSKTYTGDRLLPSRDHIQNRMFNGFDFDVTMLRIASMNLLLHGIDAPDIHYQDTLSTSFPERFPEMANDHFNVILANPPFKGSLDYEDVHASLLSKVKTKKTELLFVTLILRMLKMGGCSATIVPDGVLFGSSKAHLALRKMLVDGNQLEAVISLPSGVFRPYAAVTTAIIVFTKGGKTENVFYYDVQADGFSLDDKRDPTPDKNDLPDLLKRWKDRNPEKDTDRTDKA